GGGAGAGGATCACTGCCCTCTGGCAACTCCCCTCCTGTCGCATGCGCCGCGCCGCGACCGGATACTTCTTGTGCGCCTCGATGAGCGACGTGAGGAGCCTCCGGTAGGCGGCGATACGGTCCCCATCGGATGCTCCACTGCCGTGACGTGCCGTTCCGGTCCCGTCCCCCGCTCTTCCCTTTCCGGTTCCGGTGCCCGCTCCTGCCCCGGCGGCGGGTTCTCCACCTCCCTTGCCGGTCCCGGCTGCGGCGCCGGAAGGAGCACGTGCGGCACCGTCGCCGACAGCAGCAGGGGGGGGCGCCGGGGAGCGGCATGGCGGCCGCGGGACGCGTCGGAAGCGGGGGCGCTACGGCACGCGGCGTCGGAGGATGAGAGGCTTCCCTGGCGGCGGCAGGAGCCGGGAGCACCGGGGCGGCGCTCCTTTTTACCGGGGCAGCAAGCTCTGCCGGCGCCGGCGCCGACCGTCGCGCCGCAGAGGCTGCAGCCGCGGGGACCGTAGGCTTTCCCCGCTCTCCCCCCGAGGCGCCCTCACGCCTGGTCTCGGTAACCAATTCCACGAAGTGGACGGCCGGCGGGGTCTGCCGAATACGCCCGGGGTCGGGGAGATGCGAGCCCAGGAGGGCGCCCAGAAGTCCCAGGTGCAGGGCCAGAGACAACCCGAAAAATGACGCATGTTCCTTCAGTTCGGCTCGGACCGCCCCGATCATGATCCGCCAAAGACCTCTCGCTTGTGAATGGTGGCCATCCGCTTCAAGAGACTGGTGCCGTAGCGGCTGGCCTCGAAAGCGTCTGCGCTGTTGGGGGAGGTGGCTGCGACAAGGGAGATGATCTCCCCAGCCGGCACACGCCCTATCCGCCGCATCATAAGGACGTCGTCCAGAAGCCAGCGCTCTTTCAGTCCTGATGCGAGGACCTCCAGCTCTGCCATCACATCCCCCTGCGCCAGGTATTCGACGTACTCGGTGGGGCACTGGCGCCCGGTATTTCTCTTCACCACCGCGTAATGAAAGACCGCGGAGCCGGAATTCTCCCTCCCCAACAGATCGAATACCGTGGAGGGATTGATGGGGCTGTCAGTTACAAGGACCATGGCGCACCTCCAGATGCATAGCCGCCGGACATGCCGCCGTCAGGCGGGACTTCTCGCAATGAGGCTGTTTGCCTGCAGCCTTTTCACCACCGGCGGCACAATGGCGGCTCCTGCCGCGGCGTAAAGGCAGTTCACCAGCGCCGTTATGAGTGCCTGCTGCAGGATGATCTCGTCCTCCACACCGAGGAGAAACTCGAGGCCGCTTACCGAAAGAGAGCGCACCGCTGAGGCGATGATGCCGATGGTGAGGCAGCCGGCATAGCTTACCGCGAAGCCGGGGTAGCAGATGGCCGCCAGGTCCACGAGGAGCGCAGGGAGGAGGAACTTGACCAGGATGAGGGGGCTGCCGTTACTCATCCCAAGGGCCAGCGTCCCGATGGAGGCAATCAGCCCCACGAGGGTTGCCGCGCCGGTCTTCGGAACACAGCCGCGGGAGAGCAGGAGGAAAAAGGTCATGAAGAGCATGACGTGCCCGGGCAGGTGCAGGTGCAGCCTGAGCCCAACGCGGGTCAGCAGTATGAAGGTCGCGCAGAAGCCGAGGAGGATCGCCTCCTTCAGGGTAAAACGTTTCCAGATCAACTTCTCTATTCTTTCCAAGGAACCTCCTTCAACAATGAAAGACATCAGGTATTCATTTCAACTCCCCTAACCGGCAGAAGACGGGGGATCACCTGTTTAGGGGGACAGGCTTTACAGTCGGCAACGGCTCCTTCTCGCCAGCACCCTCGGGAGATTCCAGCAGCGCCGGGTCCCAGTAGCTGCGCACTCTGGAAGAGCCAAAGCCACGGGCCTGGGCGGAGAGGGAGGCTTCCTCCGCCGTCTTCAGCGCGCGCACCATGAGCGGCAGCAAGAGGCAATGCAAGAGATCCGGCCAGTTGCGCGGGTCCTTCACCTCGGCGATGGAGAGACGCGCGCCGCGCATCCTTTGCGCCACCGCGATCTCCCGCGTCTCCCGGGCGAAAAAGGGGACGAAGCGCAGGCTCGTGAAGACCAGAAAGGATATCTGGTATGGCAAAATTCTGCGCAGCCCCCTCATCAGGGCGGTCGGCTGCGTGGTGCGCAGAAAGACGGAGCCGGGGAGGAACGCGAGGATGATCTGCAACGAGGTGCGCAGCGCCGGCCACGTACCCGCCGCACCAAAGCGGCAGAGGTACAACCCGGTGATGAGCACCCCCTGCAGCAGGAGGTAGCGCACGTCGCGCCACAGGTCGTAGAGCGACAAGCACGCAGCGAAGTAGTAACAAAGGGCGCAGAGCAGTACGGCTGCCAGCTCCGCAGGCCGGCGCGCCGCCACCGCGGCGGTGGTGAGGACGCAGCCGATGGCGAGCTTGGTGCCTCCCCCCAGCCGGTGCACCGGGGAGTCGACCACCCGGTACTGGCAGGCGTAATCGCTGGTGCGCCCCCCGTTTCCCTTCTTGCGATCACGCCGCGGCAACTGTCCCCCCCTCCAGTAGTACCGTGCGGTCCGCCCACCACTGCGCAGGGAGCGGATCATGTGAGGCGATGACCACCGTGGTGCCGAAGCGCTGCGGCAGTCCGTACAGGATGTGCAAAAGCCTCAGGCGCTGTTCCCAGTCGAGTCCCGCAAACGGCTCGTCCAGCAGCAGTACCTCCGGTCGCGGCGCCAGGACCGAGGCGAGCGCCACCCGATGCTGCTCGCCGAAGCTGAGGGTAAGGGGGGCGCGCCCGGCGAGATGGGAGATCTCGCAAAGCTCCAGCGCTTCGCGGATCGCGTCGTCGCGAAGTGCGGCCGGCATCTCCATCCTTTTCAGTGAAAAGGCCACCTCCTCCGTCACCGTGTTTTCGAAGAGCTGCCGGCCCGGGTTCTGCACCAGTAATCCAACCTTCCCGAGGAGCCGGCCCGGTCGGGGCTTGTCGATGCCGGCTATGACCACCGTCCCGGTGTCCCCCACTTCCACCCCGGCTAGACAGCGCAGAAGCGAGGATTTCCCTGCTCCGTTCAGGCCGGTGAGATGCACCCGCGCTCCCGCCGGAACCTGGAGCGACACCTTCGAGAGGACCGTACCCGTCTCCGGGTAGGAAAGCGATACACCGCGCACTTCGATGGCCGGCGCCCCAATGGACGGTTCCCGTTGCGGCGCGGCATCCGGCTGTGTCGGCTCGCAGAAGTGCGGGCAGCGGCAGCTCTCCCCGGCGATCCGCCCGTTCTCCATGTAGAGGTAGCGATCGGCGATGCGTTGCAGGGGCTTCAGGTTGTGCTCTGCGATGAGCAGGGTGTATCCCTGCCTCTTCAATTCCGCCAACACCCCGATCAGTTCCGTCTTCCCTTCGTCATCAAGCTGCGACGTCGGCTCGTCCAGGATAAGGAGCCGCGGCTCCATCGCCAGCGCCGCAGCGATGGCGATGCGCTGCTTTTGCCCGGCGGAGAAACGCTCCACGCTGCGTGCCGCGTAATTGACCAGATTCGTCGCCTGAAGCGCGCGGCGCACCCGCCTTGTAATCTCTATCTCGGAAAGGCACAGGTTCTCCGGGCCGAAGGCCACCTCCTGGGCCACCGTCGAGCACAGGATCTGGGTCTCCACATTCTGGAAAACGAGCCCCACGCCGCCGGAAAGACCCGTGTCCTGCCACTGCGGGTAGCGGATCTCGCCACTGCTCTCCCCGCCGCGCAAAAGCCCCTTTACCGCCATCAGCAGCGTCGTCTTGCCGCAACCGGACTGTCCGGCCAGGCAGACGCATTCGCCGCTCCTCACATCGAGGGAGACATCACTCAGCGCTGCCCCAGGAGCACCATGAAAGGTATGGGAAAATCCTTCCACCTCGAGAAAAGTGCCCATCAGCGAGGCTCCGGCACACGCCCGCCGCGGCGCCAAGGGGGAGAACAAAGCGCCGTGCGGCGGGAGTGGCAGGGAGTGGACGACGGCAGCGTCCATTTTGTAGGCGGTCCGTGGGAAGGGCCTTTCTTGCACTCTGTGGTGGCTGGTTTCCTCATCCTCTCACCCCGTCTCTACTGGCAGGCAGTCGCAGGGTAATGGTTGCAGCGTGACTGACAGGTAAAGGACGTGGCAGTCCAACGCCGGTAACGACAGTTGTAGCAGGAGCGCTCGTCATCGCAGACAGCTTCCTCCTCCACATCGGGGCGGAATCCGAGGCATGAAGCAGCTCTGCGCGCTGCTCCCGCCCAGTCTTCCTTGCCATAGGGATACACCTTCTCGCACCTCTCACCCGTCAGCCACATCTGGCTCCTCCTAATACCTCTTCAGTTGCTGCTTCAGGAGCACCTGCCACTCCGCAATACCTCCACCGTCTGCCGGCTTTACCAGCAACACCGACTGTCCCTGGAGCAGAACAGTCTTCAGCCTATCCGTCACCCGGACTCTAGCCCCGGGTTCCAGCACCAATCCCTCTGTCGTCTGAACAGAGTCGATCAGGGGGTGCGAGCAGAGGCGATCGACTGTCGTAATGCCATCGACGGCGGGAAAGTCGATGTTTCCCTTCAACCGGCCGTCATTCCCCCCGAGTCGTAATCCCACCCCTGCAAGGGCGCCGATCACACCCTGGCCGGTACCGCCATGTTCGGAGAGATGGACGCCGAGTTGCCCGGCCAGATCGTATGCCTCCTCCTTTGTCAGTACTGTTTCTTTTGCCTTCCGGCCGAACGACAGGAGCTTCTTTGGGTCTTTTAGAGCTGCAACCGTGGCAATGCAGAGCCCGGGGTCGGAGCCTGGAGCACTCTCCCGTGTCAGATAGGTCGCAGCCTGTTCGATTAGAGCAGGAAGGCACTCCTCGCCGATCTCGGCGGTGAAGCACATGGCACTATTGTGAGAGGTGTACGGTATATCTTGATGCACATAGAGCTGGTGGCGGGTGACATAACTGCTCTTGCCCCAGCCCGCTTGTTCGACTCTCGCCGCAATCTCGCTGGCAAGATCACCAGTCCCTCTGCTTTCGAGGTTGTCGGTATCATCGATAGCTATAACGACTTCCATGGCCCCCCCCTGTTAAGCTGTGGTTTTAGCAGAAAAAGCGGGGGGGAACATACCACAGATATATAGCAAAGTACACAACGATTGTTATGTACCGCGCTACATAGCGCCATATCTCCCGTCCGTGGCGATCTCCATGACGCGACGAGGGCGATGACGGCCATTACAGTCCCAGGCTCTTTGTATCTGTACCGGCATCGGGGAAGAGCACTTTCAATTCAAAAGGGGGTTTGGCGTGGCGAGATCGATCGGGAAGGCAGATCTGGTGAGGGCAACGACAAAATGGGAGTAGCGGACCCTGAGAGGAGGGTAATTCGTACGGTCCACGGATCCGCAAAGAAAAGAAGCATAAGCTCGCAATGCGGGTCGGAAGCAAAAGGTGTCAATTCCGACACCCATCATTGTTCAGATGACAGCAGAAGTCGTAACTCATCGTTTTTTTGGCACGCCCGGAGAGATTCGAACTCCCGACACCCTGGTTCGAAGCCAGGTACTCTATCCAGCTGAGCTACGGGCGCGCACCTGTAGAAGAAGGTACAGTACATCTCTCTCTTTTGCAAAGCGTTGTGTCAGAATCTTCTCCCCTCTCGAGCCGCCTCTGTCACCCTTCTCTTTACAGAAACTTAAGTATTATTTGCCGCTTTTCTCTGTTATAAGTCGGCATTCAGGCATTCCCTGACGAGGTTCCTTCCTGTATCCCTTCTTGACTCCCCGCGACTCGCCGTCGCCGCAGGTTGAAAGGAGCTGCACCCTGTTGAATCAGATCACCCGAAACCGCTGCATCAACGCCCTCAATATCGTCATCGTCGTCGCGGCAATCTGGATCGCCGCCGCCCTTTTCCTCGCCCAGGTGAAAAGGGAGGAGGTCAGACAGGCGAACGTGGTGCACGAAACCCACATCAAAACCTTCTGGGCCCTCCTGCGCAGCAAGGGAAAGATCACGGTCGCCAACGGCAAGGGGTGGATCGGCAACGAGCCCCTGGAAAACCACTACGAGCTCCCGGACCAGATCCAATCCATCTTCGGCGGCACCGCCACCATCTTCATCGGCAATGTGCGCGTCTCCACCAATGTACGCCACCCCGACGGAACCCGCGCCGTGGGGACAAGGCTGGAAGGGGCTCCCTACCGCGCCGTTTTCCTCGAGGGGAGACCGTACCGGGGCGAGGCGGTCATTCTCGGCGTTCCCTACTTTGCTGCCTACGACCCCATAAAAGATGCTCGCGGGCACGTCGTCGGGGCCATCTATGTCGGGGAGAAAAAAAGCGAGTATCTGTCGGGGTACCTGAAGCTCAAGCGCCACGTCGTCACCATCGCAGCCCTCCTCTCCGCCCTTTTTTCCCTTTTCATCTTCGCCACCGGCCGTGAGAGGAGGCGTTCCACGAGGACACTCCAGGAACGGGAGCAGCAAAGGCAGGCAATCCTCAACAACATCCCGGACCTCGCCTGGCTCAAGGACAAGGACGGTCGCTTCATCGCGGTCAACGATGCCTTTGCCAAGGCATGCGGCATCTCGCCTGAGGAGGTTGTCGGAAAGACAGATTTCGACGTCTGGCCCAAAGGCCTCGCCGCCACCTACCAGCGGGACGATCACGAGGTCATGGAGACCGGAGCACACAAGCACTCCGACGAGCCGCTCGTGTACTGCGATGGCAGGACCGTATGGACCGAGGCTGTGCGTACGCCGATCTGCGACGAGCGCGGAAACCTCATCGGGCTCACCGGCATCGCCAGAGACATCACCGACCGCCGCCGCATGGAGAAATCCCTCCAGGACTCCGAGGCGACGCTGCTCCAGATCTTCCACAACGTGAACGACGGCATCATCCTGCACGACCTCGACGGGACGATCATCAGCCTGAACGACAGAGCCGTGCAGATGTACGCCCTCGAAGGGATCGACTCCTCCCGCATCTCCGCTCTCTCCATCGCCGCCGACCTCTCCTCGCGAGAAAACAACGTCTCCCTCCTCCGGTCGTGGTGGGACGAGGTCCATACGGGGCGCAGCCGGCAGTTCGAGTGGAAAGCGAGACGCCCAGGGGACGGCAGCACCTTCGACGTCGAGGTCTTCCTGAACGGCATCCGGCTCACCGACAGGGACCTCGTGCTGGCGACCATAACGGACATCTCGGAACGGAAGCAGAATGAGGCGAAGATAAAACATACCCTCTCGATTCTCACCGCGACCCTTGAGTCCACCGGCGACGGCATCCTTGTCGTCGACACCGAAAAGAACATCATGCGCTACAACCGCAACTACGCGGAGATGATGCAGATCGATGTGGCTCCCCTGGTGCGGCAAAAGGCGCAGCTCTACCTCCTGGAGAAGGTAAGGGATCCCGAAAAGCTGACGCAGAAGCTGGAGGCGGAAGAGGCCAATCCGTACCTCGTGACGAGCACCGTCCTCGAGTTCACCGACGGCCGGGTCATCGAGCGGGTTTCGCACCCGCAACTGGTCGACCGCGCCATTGTCGGCCGCGTGATATCGTACCGCGACGTCACCGAACAGAGACGGCTTGAAAACCAGCTGCGCCACGCCCAGAAGATGGAGGCGGTAGGCACCCTCACCGGCGGGATCGCCCACGATTTCAACAACATTCTCACCGTCATCATCGGGTGCGGCAGCGTCATGCAGGGGATGATCGAGGAGTCGGGGCCTCTGAGCTACTACCTGGAACAGATCCTCACTGCAGCGGAGAAGGCCGCGGGCCTCACCCGGGGGCTTCTTACCTACAGCAGGCGCCAAACCCTGGAGCCGAGGCCGGTCGACCTGAACAGTATCGTCGGCGCGGTGCACAAGCTCCTGTCCCGCCTGATCGGCGAGAACATCGAGCTGGAGACCAGGCTGCACCCGGGGCCGCTCAGCGTGATGGCGGACGGAGGGCAGATGGAGCAGGTGCTCATGAACCTCGCCACCAACGCCCGCGACGCCGTCTCCGGAGTCGGAAGCATCACCATCGAGACGAAGATGGTGACCCTGGAGCCGGGCTCCAGAGCGGTCAATGCCGGATTCACGAAGCTGAACGAGTTCATCGAGCGCCACGGCTACGGCCGCCAGGGGGCGTACGCCCTCGTCTCGGTAACGGATACGGGAAAGGGGATGAGTGCCGACGATCTCGACCGCATCTTCGAGCCGTTCTACACCACGAAAGGGCCGGGGTGCGGCACCGGGCTTGGCCTCTCCATCGTCTACGGCATCGTGAAGCAGCACAACGGCTACATCAACGTCGACAGCACCCCGGGACAGGGGACGACCTTTGAGATCTACCTCCCGATAACGGACCCGGTCGAGCAGAGCATCGACCTCTCCCTCCCGCTGCCGCAGCGGCACGGCGACGAGACGATCCTTTTCATCGAGGACAACCGGGACATTCGCAATCTCTTCAAGGACCTGCTGACGCGCAGCGGCTACCGGGTGATAGAGGCCGGGGACGGTGAGCAGGGGGTGGAGCAATTCCGGCGGCACCAGGACGAGATCGACCTCCTCCTCATCGATGTGATCATGCCGAAGAAGAACGGAAAGGAAACGTACGACGATATCTGCGCCATGGCGGGTGATGTGAAGGCCATTTTCATCAGCGGCTACACCGACGACATCATCAACCAGAAAGGGATCCTGGAAGACAACCTGAACTTCCTGTCCAAGCCGCTCGCGCCGGAGGCGCTCCTCGAGAAGGTCCGTGCGGTGCTCGACCAGGAGCAGTAAAAGGAGCAAAAGAAAAGGCCGCGTCCGACTGGAGCGGCCTTTTCCGCGAGGTCAAGCTGCGGGGTAAGGAGGGGGAGCTACTTGTGCTCCTTTCCCCCCTCGTGGTAACGGAACTCCGGCATCTGCTTAAGTGCGTCTTTGGTGGCGCCATTAAACATGATCTTGTCCTTCTCCATTATCTTCAGTTGATGCATGGGAACCGCAACCTTGCGAGCGCCCATGTTGAGGAAGCCGCCGACACCGATAATGGCATAGGAAGCCTTCATGTCCTTGCTGAGGATGAGGTCTTCCACCGCGCCAATCTTCTCATTCCTCTCGTTGTAGACATCCTTCCCCATGATCATTTCCTTGGCGCTCCACCCCTTCATGACAGATGACTGCATCTCGGAGGAGCTGACACCAGCTTTGGAAGACCCGCCTTTGGACTCCGCCCAGGCCGGCACGGTGGAGGCAAGGGCGAGTGCGAATATGGTCGCCAGCATTACCCGTAGTCTCATTCTCTTTCTCCTTTCTTGAACAGGTTGTGAGGCTATGTTATGAGAATATCAGAAAAAAGCCCCGAATCAATTATTTGACACAGAGACAGCTCGTGGACGCAAGCACAGGGGTACAACGGTGTCAGCGCAGCGTCCGGAAGGTAATGGAATAGCGCAGCTCCTTCACCGGCGGGATGGAGTGCTGGTACTGCCAGCGCGCCACCCCTTCCATGACGTAGAGGGAGCGGGGCGCAAGAACGACTGAAACCGCAGCGCCTTCCTTATCTGAGGGTTTGAACCGGAAGGTGCAGCTGGAGCCGAGCGAGATTCCCGCTATCTTGCCGAAGATGGTGAGATCGCGGTGCCAGTTGATCTGTGCGCCTGCGCCGTACTCGGTCAGGAGCGCCTCCACGAAGTCATCGGCGGCCACTCCCGCGGGAAGCGCCGCACGCTCGCGGAGCGGGAGAAGAAAGGCGGGTATCTCGACGGCGCGTGAGAGCT
The DNA window shown above is from Geomonas sp. RF6 and carries:
- a CDS encoding PAS domain S-box protein; this encodes MNQITRNRCINALNIVIVVAAIWIAAALFLAQVKREEVRQANVVHETHIKTFWALLRSKGKITVANGKGWIGNEPLENHYELPDQIQSIFGGTATIFIGNVRVSTNVRHPDGTRAVGTRLEGAPYRAVFLEGRPYRGEAVILGVPYFAAYDPIKDARGHVVGAIYVGEKKSEYLSGYLKLKRHVVTIAALLSALFSLFIFATGRERRRSTRTLQEREQQRQAILNNIPDLAWLKDKDGRFIAVNDAFAKACGISPEEVVGKTDFDVWPKGLAATYQRDDHEVMETGAHKHSDEPLVYCDGRTVWTEAVRTPICDERGNLIGLTGIARDITDRRRMEKSLQDSEATLLQIFHNVNDGIILHDLDGTIISLNDRAVQMYALEGIDSSRISALSIAADLSSRENNVSLLRSWWDEVHTGRSRQFEWKARRPGDGSTFDVEVFLNGIRLTDRDLVLATITDISERKQNEAKIKHTLSILTATLESTGDGILVVDTEKNIMRYNRNYAEMMQIDVAPLVRQKAQLYLLEKVRDPEKLTQKLEAEEANPYLVTSTVLEFTDGRVIERVSHPQLVDRAIVGRVISYRDVTEQRRLENQLRHAQKMEAVGTLTGGIAHDFNNILTVIIGCGSVMQGMIEESGPLSYYLEQILTAAEKAAGLTRGLLTYSRRQTLEPRPVDLNSIVGAVHKLLSRLIGENIELETRLHPGPLSVMADGGQMEQVLMNLATNARDAVSGVGSITIETKMVTLEPGSRAVNAGFTKLNEFIERHGYGRQGAYALVSVTDTGKGMSADDLDRIFEPFYTTKGPGCGTGLGLSIVYGIVKQHNGYINVDSTPGQGTTFEIYLPITDPVEQSIDLSLPLPQRHGDETILFIEDNRDIRNLFKDLLTRSGYRVIEAGDGEQGVEQFRRHQDEIDLLLIDVIMPKKNGKETYDDICAMAGDVKAIFISGYTDDIINQKGILEDNLNFLSKPLAPEALLEKVRAVLDQEQ
- a CDS encoding ABC transporter ATP-binding protein yields the protein MGTFLEVEGFSHTFHGAPGAALSDVSLDVRSGECVCLAGQSGCGKTTLLMAVKGLLRGGESSGEIRYPQWQDTGLSGGVGLVFQNVETQILCSTVAQEVAFGPENLCLSEIEITRRVRRALQATNLVNYAARSVERFSAGQKQRIAIAAALAMEPRLLILDEPTSQLDDEGKTELIGVLAELKRQGYTLLIAEHNLKPLQRIADRYLYMENGRIAGESCRCPHFCEPTQPDAAPQREPSIGAPAIEVRGVSLSYPETGTVLSKVSLQVPAGARVHLTGLNGAGKSSLLRCLAGVEVGDTGTVVIAGIDKPRPGRLLGKVGLLVQNPGRQLFENTVTEEVAFSLKRMEMPAALRDDAIREALELCEISHLAGRAPLTLSFGEQHRVALASVLAPRPEVLLLDEPFAGLDWEQRLRLLHILYGLPQRFGTTVVIASHDPLPAQWWADRTVLLEGGTVAAA
- a CDS encoding molybdenum cofactor biosynthesis protein MoaE, encoding MVLVTDSPINPSTVFDLLGRENSGSAVFHYAVVKRNTGRQCPTEYVEYLAQGDVMAELEVLASGLKERWLLDDVLMMRRIGRVPAGEIISLVAATSPNSADAFEASRYGTSLLKRMATIHKREVFGGS
- a CDS encoding alpha-ketoglutarate-dependent dioxygenase AlkB, coding for MKTRSEKGGELPEGFLYQEDFLSEEEEQRLLRIFTELPFETFEYKGFQAKRRVLAYGWTYDFNTNKLSRAVEIPAFLLPLRERAALPAGVAADDFVEALLTEYGAGAQINWHRDLTIFGKIAGISLGSSCTFRFKPSDKEGAAVSVVLAPRSLYVMEGVARWQYQHSIPPVKELRYSITFRTLR
- a CDS encoding energy-coupling factor transporter transmembrane component T family protein: MPRRDRKKGNGGRTSDYACQYRVVDSPVHRLGGGTKLAIGCVLTTAAVAARRPAELAAVLLCALCYYFAACLSLYDLWRDVRYLLLQGVLITGLYLCRFGAAGTWPALRTSLQIILAFLPGSVFLRTTQPTALMRGLRRILPYQISFLVFTSLRFVPFFARETREIAVAQRMRGARLSIAEVKDPRNWPDLLHCLLLPLMVRALKTAEEASLSAQARGFGSSRVRSYWDPALLESPEGAGEKEPLPTVKPVPLNR
- a CDS encoding PRC-barrel domain-containing protein yields the protein MRLRVMLATIFALALASTVPAWAESKGGSSKAGVSSSEMQSSVMKGWSAKEMIMGKDVYNERNEKIGAVEDLILSKDMKASYAIIGVGGFLNMGARKVAVPMHQLKIMEKDKIMFNGATKDALKQMPEFRYHEGGKEHK